The DNA region CATCCACTTCATAATTCTTCACCACCTCGAGCACCAGCGAAAGCATAAAGTCCTGAACTTCAGGATCGAGCGCATTCATCCATTCGAAACCGTTTTTGGTGGTCAACCGGCCCTGTGCATCGAGCGATGCCCAATGGGGTTTCTTTTGCAACAGGATGCCGCCATTCTCGCCATAACTCGACGAAAACCCAAACTCGAACCAGGCTATGACCTTGATGCCGTACTTTCTGGCCTCGTCGATCACTTCCTGCAGCGGGTCACGACCGATGCCCTCCGGGTCGAGCTGCGGGTCAATCTCATAGCCGGTGAGCTCTTTCATCACCTGCGAGCGATACATAGTCATGGCTTTGTTCCATGTAACCACAAAAATGGTGTTCAGTCCGAGCTCGTGGCATTTTTGCACAGCCTGGCGCACATTTTCGGGGGTGTAGAGGGCATCGCTGGCCACGTTGGTGAGCCACACTCCCCGCACGGGCTCGCTGTAGCCCAACACAAATTTCTCTTCCTGAGCTGCAGGTTGCTTTTCAGTCACCGGAGCACATGCCATGGCTACCAGCACAACTAAAAACCAAAGAATGCTTTGTCTCATGTCTTCCAGAACAATTTTTTATTTGTAAACCATTGTGTTGCAAACATCATCATCAAGGTCAGTACGAGTCCGCGCAGCACTCCCAGCCAGGGGTGGGCCAGGTGCCAGCGATCCATCCAGGACAGAATGTGCACAAACTGCAACAGGGGTGCAATGGCATAGCTCACCACCACATAACCAATCATAGGGTTCATACCCGTGTTGGCCAGAAGCGATAATCCGTTTTTCCACCTCTGGCGCTCAACTGCCTGCCTGAGTGCAAGCAGCGAGAAACCCGAAAGCGCCGCAGTGACGAACAAATAGCTGTAAGTGGAAGGGTCTTTTTTAATTCCGCCCTCCCATGCCTCAAATGCGGTGCCGATGAGCAGCCATGCATAGCTCCAAAGGGCAATGTGGAGGTCCTTGCCCTGAAGTCCGGGCAACAATTGCCTGCGCCTGATCAATAACAGTCCGAGAATGATGTTGAACGCCCAAAACCAGCCGGTTTCACGTGCCTGCAGTGCCCAGGTGTTAAACACTACCGTTATGACAAAAACCAGGGCAGCGCGACTGCCCACAGCCGGCCGGGCTTTGTTGCTCAGCAATATGTCGCCTGCAAGTGTGCCGGGAATGAGAATGAGCAGGTATTTCAGGAATTCGGGATTGTAGAAAACCGTTTTATTGAGGTCGCCAAACGCACTCAAAAGCTCCTGCAGCCAGGGCAACCAGGCCGATATCAATTTCGCCGGGCTCAGGCTCCACAGCCATTGGTTTACCGAACCTTCCACGCCATGTGTGAGCCTCAGCACAAATACCAGCGCCATCACGGCCAGCCTTGCTGTGGGATTGGTGTGGGTGAACAGCCAGATCAGGCCACCAAAAAAAGCCAGATTTGCAAGTACCAGCATGATGATGTCGTTCTTATTGAACGAAAAAGCAAGTCCAAACACACTGTGTCTGACAACTATAAGCGTGATAAGCAAAACGTAGCCTGCAGCTTCGGCCAGATGTTGATACCGGTCTGCGAAAGGCAGCCGGCCGAACGCCAGAAAAAACCCGGCAAAGGAAAGTAGCGCTGCCAGCCAGGGATAATAGCCTTCCACGCCAGGATAATGCCAGGGCGAAAGCTGACCAAGCAGCACGGCAAAGACAAAAAGTCGCATGGAACGTACAACCAGCTTGCGGACTATTGCGCCAAACCCGGCTCCCTTGTGTATGAGTCCGCCGAGCGAATATGGGATTGCCACTCCCATGGCAAAGATGAAAAAAGGGAACACCAGATCCACCCAGGTGAGGCCGGGAAGCCCCGGGTTGAAGGTAAAATCCGGAGGAGCTATCTGGGCATGAAACAGCCATGCCGGCAATTCCGAGTTGCGCGAGATGGTACCCGAAAGCACCATGCCCACAATGGCCAGCCCCCTCAACACATCCACACTGCGTTCCCTCATGCCGCGATCTGGTCAGAAATTGGGGAAGATGGCCGGAGCAGGATACATGGCTTTGATAACCTTACGGATGCGTGCATCTCCCAAGGGTGTGTTGTAGAAAAACGACTCACCCGGAATACCCACCTGCCGGTTGTACTTGATTTGTTCCGCAATGAGTTCAGGGTCGGTCAATCCGGCAGAGCCATAGAGAATCAGCCCCGGAGCCAGCCGTTGTTTGTTGCCATCGCTGTTGGCCATAAAATGACTCAGCATCTCGTCCACCGTGGAACGGTAGCCCTGCAGGGTGTAACGATAACACTGCACCATCATGGCCTGCACGTTGTTTTGGCTGAGCCATACCGGCCATTCCTGCATCAGGTTTTCGAATGCCCAGGGGTAGGGATTGGGAGAGGAAGCAACCAGCACATGGGGTTTGGCAGCCTTTACGGTTTGATACAGGGTTCCGGCAAAGTTGTTGAGGATGTTGGCCCGCCAGCGCACCCACGACCATGCATTAGGGTCGTTGGGCGGGTTGGCCCCATTGTGTTCGGCCTTGTAACGGTTCACGGTGTATTCGTCATATCCGGCATTGCGGGGCATGGCTGGCAAACGGTCGTCGCCCTGCACACCGTCGATGTCGTAATTATTGACGGCCTCCATGATGAGGTCGAGAATAAACTGCTGTACTTCAGGATTATAGGCGTTATAGTAAAAATCCGTGTTGTTGTAATTGGCAGGTTGACCGGCATTGTTGATGCCCACCCAATGCGGATGCACCGCCAGGATGCGGTCGTTTTGCGGATTGGGCGCCGAACCCCAGCGGGCCATGAAACCGTATTCGTACCAAAGAATGACTTTCAGTCCTTCGGCATGGGCCACCGTGATCAGGTCGGCCAGCGGATCGTCGGTAAGGCCGCTGTAAGTGGGTGTGAACATGCCCTCGCGTGCATTGGAATAAGTGGAATTGTTCGCCAGGGTCTGACTGGGATAAAGGGTACGTGTTTTTGCCCAGGCACACACATACAAGGCATTGAAATTAAGCTCTTTAGCCATAGCCACACCTTGCTGAATGTTTTGCAGACTGGTCAGAAAAGGCGTGTGCGTGGGGTCAGGAATCCAAAAGCCACGAATGGCAGTTTCCTGGGGCAAAACTGTGGTATTCAGGGTGTATGGTCGGGTGCTACCATCTTCGGCTGTCACAGTTACAGTCAGGGGCTGGCTCAGGTTGACCATACTGCCACTGGCTGGCTGCACGCTGGCAAATGGAGACACATCAAACTCTACGAGCACTTCATTAAGGTTGGTACCGTATGGAACTTCCAGGCTGATGTTGCTTCCGCTGATCTGGCCGGTGCGAAACAGGTCGGGGAAACGCACAGCAAGCAACTGGTTTTCGTTGCTGGCCTGGTAGGTGACCGTAGCTGTGTAGCGCACCACTTCGGCACCTTTTCGGAGCGAGAATTCGAGGGGATTGCTGAAATCGTAGGAAAAACCGGAAGGGGGTGTCAGGGTAGCCCCCTCGGTGAAGGTCACAGTAACCTGCAGGTTTCTGATGTTGGCGCTGCGCGGCACAGCACCGGTGATAGTTTTTGTTTGCTGGTTGATTGCAGCTGCAACGGCTGGATTCAGACCACTGAAAACAAAGCTTTTAATCATCAGCGTATCCACAGGATCGGGGTCCGGATCGGGCTTGGGCGGGTCGCTTTTCTTGCAAGCCATTGCACTGAGCAATCCGAGGATCAGAAAAAACTGCAGCAGGTTAGCCTTCATGGTTTGAGTTTTTAAAGGTTGGCGGAAGCATGTTCCGCCAACCTGATTTTTGGTCAATAACTAATTCGAAAACTGGTGTACAATAAATCCATTGTTCAGACCGAAGCTCATGGCCCTGGGTTTGCCATCGGCGCCGAAGCCTACCTGGTGTGTGGCTCCTACCCACACAGCGGCTGCAGCCCCAAAGTTGTGACGGAACACGCGTTTCTGGGCTATGTTGTTGTTGTTCAGGCTGCTGAGTTTCTGAACAATGCCAGTGCCTTCGGTAATGTTGATTACGTCGTAATAGATACCCTTGTCTTCGGCGGTGGAACCCTCCCATTCGCGGTTGACTACGTAGGAGAGGTAGAGGCCGCCATTGTATTCCCAGATACGGAAATCGTAGGAACGCGACTGGATCATGGGTTCGGAAGATTCGTAGAGGAAGGTGCCGTCGAATTTCATTACGGCCACACCCATTTCGGCTCCGGTCACAAGCAGCTTATCGGCTTCGCCGGGTACAGGGCTCACGCGACCATACTGCCCCATGCGCAAAGCCACGGTGGGCGTGATGGGCAGGATGGAAGGACCACTGACCTCTCCATTGTTAAAGCTCCAGACATAAAACTCACTGGCATTGTTGGGCCAGGCAAAGTTGCTGGCGAAGATGTAGCCGTTCTGGGGTGGGTTGCCAATTACCGAAATGGCATCGCCCAGACGGATGTTCGATGCGGGAACGGTATAGCTCAGCACAAGCTCAGTTGTGGGGTCGTCGCGTCCATCCCACTTGTACACTTTAAACACCTGCTCGGGGTTCATCACCATGTTCGAGAGGAAGATCTTACCATCCACCACTCGCACATCCGAGAGCAGCCAGGTGCCCCCCGAAACCACATCAGTCAGGGGCATTTCGGCCGGGTCAGCCGTTGGCGCATTCATATCCCACACATAGAGATGGTTGCCATCCTTGCGCGAGGCGGCATACACATACCGTCCGTCGAATGCCAGGCTGCGGGTGTTTTCGTTGTTGATGATCGAAGGCACCAGACCCGATTTGCCGCTGCGGTCGAGCAGCACCGTGGTCTTGGTGGGGTCGAAACCAGCCTGAATCACATTGGCCACCACATTGTAAACGGTGTTGGTGCCGGCATAGGATACCGTGATGGTTTTGGCCGAGCTCAGGTCAAGGGTATCGCCCTGGCCCGAAGTCGTATAAGTAGCTCCGGCAGGTTGCAGGCTGATCTGGCTGATCACCGCCTTGAGGTTCTGCAGTACGTTGATGGTCACAGTGATGCGCTTCTCGCCCTGGTTGATCTCAGAAGGATACGTCTCGCCCGAGCTGTACGACTTGAAGCTGATTGCAGATATAACGCCCGAAGTTGGAGCTGCCCTCTCGACGGTGACGCGGTAAGTGCTCGAAGCTTCGCCATTGGTAACCACAAAGTTACGAGCCTGGGTAAAGTCGAGAGGCGTTCCGGAAGCGGGAACCACCTGTGCGCCATCCGAAACTTTGATGTCGGGTATGAGGGCGGTGAGGTTGGTCTCGAAAGGCACTTCTACAAGAATGTTGAGGTTTTCGATCACGCCTTCCACGCGCTCATTGCCTGCCTGTCCGGCATTGGTGATGGCAAAGCTGGTGATCTTGGCTTCTTTGGGTTCGGGTTTGGGATCGTCTTTTTTGCATGCGACGATGGTGGTGAAAGCGATGAGCAGCATCGCCATCCAGTTGACTAATCGGTTCTTGATCATAGGTTTATTTTTTGGGGTGAGTGATTGGATTCATAGTTTACCTGCCGCCATCCCACCAAACGCGGGTGTATTGGCTGTCGCCTCCCATACGGGCCACTGCGGCATTGTAGTTGTCGGCATTGTTCTGGCGTTCGTAGTCGGGAAAGGGTTTGCGCCTGGGCATCTGTTCGTTGCCGGGGAAGGTGTACACCGGCTGGCGCATCTGGGGCACGCCCGTCTGGCGCACCAGGCTCCAGGCCTCATGGCCGTTGGGGTACAGGGCTATCCAGCGCTGGGTGTAAATCTGCTCCAAAGCCCTGGCCGGATCAAACCTGGCCGGTCCATTCAGATAGGCATTGATGGTATCGCTGCCAAAGATGCCAAACTGATTAAACGAAGCAACGATGCCTTCGTTGTAAAAAGCTTCGGCGCTGCCGGGCAGGTAGCCTTTCTGCGCAGCTTCGGCCTTGAGGAAACAGCTTTCGGCATAGCTGAGCAGCACATGCGGGGTGCGCTCCTGCAGGAAGTAAGGGCCGATGTCGCAGAAATCGGGTTTGAAATGGCTGTCGCGCTGTTCGCTTAGCAGCGAGTGGGGCTGGCCGTTGGGCAAACCCACATACTGACCGGCAGCATTTGGCGCGGCAAACACAAACAGCCTGGGATCGTTCAGGTTGTTGAGAATGTCGAACATGGTCTTGCTCAGGCGCACCTCATCCCAACCGGCTACAAAAGCCAGCGGGTTTTTTACATGGTAGGTGGGGCCGGCCGGGTCGGGAATAATTCTGGCCGCCTGCTGCAGGCTGGCAATGGTCAGGGCCGGGTCAATCTGCTGCAGTCCGGGAAGGATTTGCGATGCAAATTCCGGTGTGTTGGATGCCCGCAGTGCAATACGCAAATAAAGTGTGTTGGCAAAGCGTTTCCAGTTATCCAGATTGCCTTGATAAAGCACATCGGCAGGCCCATAACCCGGGTAGCCAAAACTTTGGTATTTCTCGATGTTGGCCACAGCCTCGCGCAGCTCTTTCAGCAGGTCGAGGTAAATGTCTTTCTGGCTGTCGAAAGGCGGCTTAATTTCTTTAAAGGCCTTGAAATAAGGCATATCGCCGTACATATCGGTGATTTGCTGCACCAGATACACATTCCAGATGCGGGCCACATTTTCTTTGATGGGATTTTCGATTTCGCGCGAGAGGTTCATCACGTGATAGTTGTAGTGCATAGGGGCAAAGTTGGCACGCGAGTAATACCATTCCCATACTTCGTTCCAGGCACGGGGCTCATAGTTGTCGGAGGTGAAGTTGGCTCCTACCTGAATGTTGGCAAAGTGCTGGGCATAAACCGATCCGCTGATCTGGTGCATCCATTGCCAGATGCCTACGCTCAGGCCCGAACCTGTGACCAGAGATCGTGTAAAAAGCGGCGCCGGGTCGATGCGGGTGCTGGTGGTCTTGGGCCGGTCGAGTTCTTCAAAGTTTTTGGTGCAGGCTGCCAACATCAGCGCAACCAAACCAAAGGATAATATCTTGTTTTTCATGGCTTTCGTATCTGAGGTTAAAATGACAGTTTGAGGCTAAGTCCCATGTTTCGCATCTCGGGGTATGCGTAGATTTCATATCCCGGATTGTTGCCGGTGCCAAAGGTGGACTCGGGGGAGATGTTCTTGGTTTTGCGCATCAGATAAGCGATATTGTTGGCAAAAGCCGATATCGCGAGCTCGCTGAAGGGGGTGTTTTTAAGCTGCTGGCTACCAAAGTTGTAGCCAAGGTTCACCGAGCGGAAGCGGATATATGAGGCATCATACACAAAAGCTTCGTGAATGCGCGACACGCGGTCCCAATATTTCTGAGGGTCAACGGCAAAGGTGCCTTCCACACCGTTTTTCACTCCTGTCACACGGAAGCCCAGGTTGAAGTCTTCGGGACGGATGTTCGGGTCGCCGGCATCCTGGGCCAGTTTAACTGCCCGGTACCACTCGTCGCGACCTTCGGTGGTGAATCCGAGTGTGCCGTATTCTGCGCCGACCATATTGGTCACCGAGAACAGCTGGTGACCGAGCTTGCTGTCGAATTGCAGGCTGGCAAACCAGCGTTTGTATTCGAACTGGCTGTTGAGGCCCATCAGGTATTTGGGGGTGGCATTGCCGATCACATTGTCGTCGAGAATGGCGCCCGAGGGAGCTGTTTTAAGCCTTGGCAGGTTTTCCGAATCGAGCACAATGCGTCCTTGCGCGTCGCGCTCAAAAGCAGTTCCCAGCATCACGCCGGCCGGCTCACCTAATCGGGCCACCACACGCATGCCGGCCACACCGCCCTGCGTGATCAGATCAATCTGGTCGCTGAGTTCCTGCACCTTGCTCCACTGGCGGGTGAAGTTGAAACCTGCCCCCCAGCGCATAAGCGGCTTGTAAATAATTTTGTAGTTGGCAGCCAGCTCAATACCGGTATTGTTGACAAAGCCTGAGTTGATGAAACCAGAGTTGAAGCCCGAGGAGGGTGGCAAGGGGTTGTTGAAGATCTGGTTGCGCGTACCTGTTTGATAAACAGCCAGGTCGGCACTCAGGCGGTTTTTCCACATGGCCAGTTGCACCCCGGCCTCTTTGCTCACAGTGTATTCGCTGCGCAGGTTGGGTTCGGGCCTGTCGGCATTGAAGAAACCATAAGGCAGACCGTTGAACTGGTTAGGTGTGGTGCCGTATTGAAAGTAGCGCTGGCCGGCAATGTTGCCGCCCGAACCTACTCCGGCCCAGGAAGCGCGAAGCTTAAACAGGTCGATGGTTTCGGGCAGGGCAAAGGTTTCATTGAGCAACCAGCTCAGGCTAACCGATGGGTACTGATACGACCAGTATTTTGGAGAAAGCACCGAGGTCCAGTCGTTGCGGAAGGTCAGATCGAGGAAGACCATACGGCGGTAGTCGGTGCTCAGCATGGCATACAGCGAGTGGATGCGGATATCCGTCAGGCCATTCGACACCACGGGGTTCACAAAGTTTTGAATCACATAGGGGCCGTATTCGTTGATCAGTCCGCTTTCCGACGAGGCAGAGAGGCCGCGGAAGCTGCGCTGCATGATGTTGCCGCCTCCCGAGATGCTCAGGAAAAATTTATCCATCTGCTTGCTTCCGCTCAGCAGGAAGTCGTAGTTGCCTTCCATCACCTGCAGTCGCTGGAAGCTGCCTGTGGCTTTGCCTTCCGATTTGTAATAGGTCTTGTCGGCAGTGATGCGCTGGCGTTCGTCGTTATAGAAGTCGAGGCCGGCTTTGGTGCTCAGCCTGAGGTCGAAGCCCAGGTCGAGGAGTTTTTTCAGGTCGAGGTTCAGGCTGGCAAAGCCCATCATGCGGTCGCGACGGTCGGCATTGGTGTTGCGGTACACCGCCCAGTAGGGGTTGTTGAGCAAGGGAGAAGAAGCAAACACCGGGTCCTGGTTCAGGCTCAGGCTGCCGTCGTCGTTGCGGCGGTAGCGGCTGGTCCAGACCACGGGATATCCGGCCACAGTGCGATAGGGGTCGAGTTGGTCCAGACCCACCGAAACCGGCTTGAGGTTGAACAGATAGATAGGGTTGTCGGGCGAGCCGGCCAGATTAGGACGATTGCGGGCCGACTGGTTGATGTAGTTGGCACGTGCATCGAAGGTCAGAAATTCCGAAAGCCTGGACTCGTACCTGAGGTTGAACGACTTTTTGTCGAAGCGGTTGGTGGGGATCAGGCCATTGTTGCGGTTCCACGAGGCCGAGAAAAATATGGCGTTGGTTTCGCCTCTTTTGTCGATGCTCAGCGAATGATCCATGTTGAAGTCGTATCGGAAAAACTCATCATAAGGATGCTTTTCCACCGGATTGAGGGTCTGATTTTCGTCCAGAAAATTGGTCACGGTCTGGCCGCTCATCTTCGGTCCCCAGCTGCGCGGGTTGAGCTGGCCGAAATTGCCTCCCGAACCCTGGGCATACAATGTCTGAAAATCAGGTTTGATAAGGGGATGCTGGGTGCTGAACAGGGTTTGATAGCTCACCCCGAGGCCTTCTTTGCGCGAGCCGCTTTTGGTGGTGATGATGATGACCCCATTCTGGCCACGTGCACCATAGAGTGCCGAGGCGGCACCACCTTTGAGCACCGAGATGCTCTCGATATCATCGAAGTTGATATTGTTGATGGCACTGCCATAGTCGAAACCGCCAAAGAGGCCGCCCGAACTGCCGCCTGAGTTATCCACCGGCACACCATCAATCACAAACAAAGGGTCGTTGCTGCCTGTCAGCGAGTTGGCCCCACGGATCAGGATCTTCTGCGACCCCCCTGCTCCGCTGCCCGATTCGCTGATCTGCAATCCGGCCACCTGGCCTGCAAGCCCGGTCAGGGGCGAGATGCGGTTGGTTGTCTGCAGGTTGGCAGCATCCACCTGTTGCACCGAATACCCCAGGGCTTTCGATTCGCGTTTGATGCCCAAGGCGGTCACCACCATCTCCTGAAGCTGTTGCGCAGCTACCGACAGCACAACCTCAACCTGGCTTCTGCCCTGCACATTGATGCGCCGGGGGGTATAACCCACATAACTCACTTCGATCTCTTCGCGGCCGGCCGGCAATTCGAGGGTAAACTTGCCGTCAAAATCGGTGGTTGTGCCCACCAGGGTTCCGGTTACCACAATATTGGCACCTGGCAAGGTCTGGCCCTCGGTGTCGCGCACCACCCCGCTCAGTGGCCGCTGCGCATAAAGCCCGGCACCAAACAGCATCAGGACCACCAGGACGATGTTTTTCAAATATTCTTTCATGCCGTGTCTGGTTAATTGTGAAATGTTATTGTTTTGGTTCTGGTTTGTCAGAAATAGACGGGATTCTCGACGTTGCGGTTCTGCAACAGCTCGAAATGCTCAAATACCAGCGATGCCACCCCTTTGAGAAGCGCCATATCGCCCAGAACAGATGCCTCGAGGCGGCACATTTTCAGGGGATTGATGAGCGCAGACTCGGCCATGCCCGACCGGACAGGATCAAGAATGATGGCGCCAAGCTTGGCAAATTTTCCGCCCAGCACCACAAGC from Bacteroidota bacterium includes:
- a CDS encoding family 10 glycosylhydrolase yields the protein MRQSILWFLVVLVAMACAPVTEKQPAAQEEKFVLGYSEPVRGVWLTNVASDALYTPENVRQAVQKCHELGLNTIFVVTWNKAMTMYRSQVMKELTGYEIDPQLDPEGIGRDPLQEVIDEARKYGIKVIAWFEFGFSSSYGENGGILLQKKPHWASLDAQGRLTTKNGFEWMNALDPEVQDFMLSLVLEVVKNYEVDGIQGDDRLPAMPSEGGYNPAVIEAYKADNFGQEPPAYHKDFNWVQWRAEILNRFAERLYKEVKAIRPECIVSMSPSIFPWSKEEYLQDWPTWVNFGWVDMVVPQVYRKDSAFYTRTLEATYNYILPEKRHLLVPGVLIRVGDWQPSEAYFRYMIQENRRMGLNGEVFFFYEGLHRYEDDLKAIYKP
- a CDS encoding DUF5009 domain-containing protein; amino-acid sequence: MRERSVDVLRGLAIVGMVLSGTISRNSELPAWLFHAQIAPPDFTFNPGLPGLTWVDLVFPFFIFAMGVAIPYSLGGLIHKGAGFGAIVRKLVVRSMRLFVFAVLLGQLSPWHYPGVEGYYPWLAALLSFAGFFLAFGRLPFADRYQHLAEAAGYVLLITLIVVRHSVFGLAFSFNKNDIIMLVLANLAFFGGLIWLFTHTNPTARLAVMALVFVLRLTHGVEGSVNQWLWSLSPAKLISAWLPWLQELLSAFGDLNKTVFYNPEFLKYLLILIPGTLAGDILLSNKARPAVGSRAALVFVITVVFNTWALQARETGWFWAFNIILGLLLIRRRQLLPGLQGKDLHIALWSYAWLLIGTAFEAWEGGIKKDPSTYSYLFVTAALSGFSLLALRQAVERQRWKNGLSLLANTGMNPMIGYVVVSYAIAPLLQFVHILSWMDRWHLAHPWLGVLRGLVLTLMMMFATQWFTNKKLFWKT
- a CDS encoding family 10 glycosylhydrolase, giving the protein MKANLLQFFLILGLLSAMACKKSDPPKPDPDPDPVDTLMIKSFVFSGLNPAVAAAINQQTKTITGAVPRSANIRNLQVTVTFTEGATLTPPSGFSYDFSNPLEFSLRKGAEVVRYTATVTYQASNENQLLAVRFPDLFRTGQISGSNISLEVPYGTNLNEVLVEFDVSPFASVQPASGSMVNLSQPLTVTVTAEDGSTRPYTLNTTVLPQETAIRGFWIPDPTHTPFLTSLQNIQQGVAMAKELNFNALYVCAWAKTRTLYPSQTLANNSTYSNAREGMFTPTYSGLTDDPLADLITVAHAEGLKVILWYEYGFMARWGSAPNPQNDRILAVHPHWVGINNAGQPANYNNTDFYYNAYNPEVQQFILDLIMEAVNNYDIDGVQGDDRLPAMPRNAGYDEYTVNRYKAEHNGANPPNDPNAWSWVRWRANILNNFAGTLYQTVKAAKPHVLVASSPNPYPWAFENLMQEWPVWLSQNNVQAMMVQCYRYTLQGYRSTVDEMLSHFMANSDGNKQRLAPGLILYGSAGLTDPELIAEQIKYNRQVGIPGESFFYNTPLGDARIRKVIKAMYPAPAIFPNF
- a CDS encoding DUF4623 domain-containing protein, translated to MIKNRLVNWMAMLLIAFTTIVACKKDDPKPEPKEAKITSFAITNAGQAGNERVEGVIENLNILVEVPFETNLTALIPDIKVSDGAQVVPASGTPLDFTQARNFVVTNGEASSTYRVTVERAAPTSGVISAISFKSYSSGETYPSEINQGEKRITVTINVLQNLKAVISQISLQPAGATYTTSGQGDTLDLSSAKTITVSYAGTNTVYNVVANVIQAGFDPTKTTVLLDRSGKSGLVPSIINNENTRSLAFDGRYVYAASRKDGNHLYVWDMNAPTADPAEMPLTDVVSGGTWLLSDVRVVDGKIFLSNMVMNPEQVFKVYKWDGRDDPTTELVLSYTVPASNIRLGDAISVIGNPPQNGYIFASNFAWPNNASEFYVWSFNNGEVSGPSILPITPTVALRMGQYGRVSPVPGEADKLLVTGAEMGVAVMKFDGTFLYESSEPMIQSRSYDFRIWEYNGGLYLSYVVNREWEGSTAEDKGIYYDVINITEGTGIVQKLSSLNNNNIAQKRVFRHNFGAAAAVWVGATHQVGFGADGKPRAMSFGLNNGFIVHQFSN
- a CDS encoding SusD/RagB family nutrient-binding outer membrane lipoprotein — encoded protein: MKNKILSFGLVALMLAACTKNFEELDRPKTTSTRIDPAPLFTRSLVTGSGLSVGIWQWMHQISGSVYAQHFANIQVGANFTSDNYEPRAWNEVWEWYYSRANFAPMHYNYHVMNLSREIENPIKENVARIWNVYLVQQITDMYGDMPYFKAFKEIKPPFDSQKDIYLDLLKELREAVANIEKYQSFGYPGYGPADVLYQGNLDNWKRFANTLYLRIALRASNTPEFASQILPGLQQIDPALTIASLQQAARIIPDPAGPTYHVKNPLAFVAGWDEVRLSKTMFDILNNLNDPRLFVFAAPNAAGQYVGLPNGQPHSLLSEQRDSHFKPDFCDIGPYFLQERTPHVLLSYAESCFLKAEAAQKGYLPGSAEAFYNEGIVASFNQFGIFGSDTINAYLNGPARFDPARALEQIYTQRWIALYPNGHEAWSLVRQTGVPQMRQPVYTFPGNEQMPRRKPFPDYERQNNADNYNAAVARMGGDSQYTRVWWDGGR
- a CDS encoding SusC/RagA family TonB-linked outer membrane protein; amino-acid sequence: MKEYLKNIVLVVLMLFGAGLYAQRPLSGVVRDTEGQTLPGANIVVTGTLVGTTTDFDGKFTLELPAGREEIEVSYVGYTPRRINVQGRSQVEVVLSVAAQQLQEMVVTALGIKRESKALGYSVQQVDAANLQTTNRISPLTGLAGQVAGLQISESGSGAGGSQKILIRGANSLTGSNDPLFVIDGVPVDNSGGSSGGLFGGFDYGSAINNINFDDIESISVLKGGAASALYGARGQNGVIIITTKSGSRKEGLGVSYQTLFSTQHPLIKPDFQTLYAQGSGGNFGQLNPRSWGPKMSGQTVTNFLDENQTLNPVEKHPYDEFFRYDFNMDHSLSIDKRGETNAIFFSASWNRNNGLIPTNRFDKKSFNLRYESRLSEFLTFDARANYINQSARNRPNLAGSPDNPIYLFNLKPVSVGLDQLDPYRTVAGYPVVWTSRYRRNDDGSLSLNQDPVFASSPLLNNPYWAVYRNTNADRRDRMMGFASLNLDLKKLLDLGFDLRLSTKAGLDFYNDERQRITADKTYYKSEGKATGSFQRLQVMEGNYDFLLSGSKQMDKFFLSISGGGNIMQRSFRGLSASSESGLINEYGPYVIQNFVNPVVSNGLTDIRIHSLYAMLSTDYRRMVFLDLTFRNDWTSVLSPKYWSYQYPSVSLSWLLNETFALPETIDLFKLRASWAGVGSGGNIAGQRYFQYGTTPNQFNGLPYGFFNADRPEPNLRSEYTVSKEAGVQLAMWKNRLSADLAVYQTGTRNQIFNNPLPPSSGFNSGFINSGFVNNTGIELAANYKIIYKPLMRWGAGFNFTRQWSKVQELSDQIDLITQGGVAGMRVVARLGEPAGVMLGTAFERDAQGRIVLDSENLPRLKTAPSGAILDDNVIGNATPKYLMGLNSQFEYKRWFASLQFDSKLGHQLFSVTNMVGAEYGTLGFTTEGRDEWYRAVKLAQDAGDPNIRPEDFNLGFRVTGVKNGVEGTFAVDPQKYWDRVSRIHEAFVYDASYIRFRSVNLGYNFGSQQLKNTPFSELAISAFANNIAYLMRKTKNISPESTFGTGNNPGYEIYAYPEMRNMGLSLKLSF